Proteins from a single region of Chryseobacterium sp. T16E-39:
- the pepT gene encoding peptidase T → MSTIEFNPLWREKLLNRFLNYVKIYSTSDAESETTPSTPRQWDIAKYIVEELKTIGLENVSIDDNGYIMGYVPSNLENDDQPTIGFISHYDTSPDFSGENVRPQVWENYDGGDLLLNQTTGFTLSPSKFESLKRYIGQTLITTDGNTLLGADDKAGCAEIVTAAEYLIAHPEIKHGRVAIGFTPDEEIGRGAHKFDVAKFGAEWAYTMDGGEVGELEYENFNAAGAVVKIHGLSVHPGYAYGKMINASLLAAEFAQTLPANETPSTTKGFDGFYHLMDITADISEAKLQYIIRDHDEEKFEARKKFMEEKVAEFNQKHGEGTAEVEIKEQYRNMKQQFEGKIHIIDLAAKAMKEANIEPKIKAIRGGTDGAQLSYMGLPCPNIFAGGINFHGPYEYVALESMEKATEVIINIVKK, encoded by the coding sequence ATGAGTACTATAGAATTCAACCCGTTATGGAGAGAGAAGTTATTGAATCGTTTTCTTAACTATGTAAAAATATATTCAACAAGTGATGCAGAGAGTGAAACAACTCCTTCCACTCCCCGACAGTGGGACATTGCTAAATATATTGTTGAAGAATTAAAAACAATCGGTCTTGAAAATGTTTCTATTGATGACAACGGTTACATTATGGGCTATGTCCCTTCCAATCTTGAAAATGATGATCAACCCACCATTGGATTTATTTCACATTATGATACTTCACCCGATTTTAGCGGTGAAAATGTAAGACCTCAGGTTTGGGAAAACTATGATGGAGGAGATTTGCTTCTTAATCAGACAACAGGATTTACCCTATCCCCATCAAAATTTGAGAGTTTAAAAAGATATATTGGCCAGACTTTAATTACAACGGACGGAAACACTCTTCTTGGTGCAGACGATAAAGCAGGCTGTGCAGAGATTGTAACAGCAGCAGAATACCTGATTGCTCATCCGGAAATCAAACATGGCAGAGTTGCTATTGGTTTTACCCCTGATGAAGAAATAGGAAGAGGAGCACACAAGTTTGATGTTGCGAAATTCGGGGCAGAATGGGCCTACACGATGGATGGTGGAGAAGTTGGAGAATTGGAATATGAAAACTTTAACGCTGCGGGAGCTGTTGTAAAAATACATGGATTAAGCGTACATCCCGGTTATGCTTACGGAAAAATGATCAATGCGAGTCTTTTAGCTGCTGAGTTTGCTCAGACTCTTCCTGCTAATGAAACTCCTTCTACGACTAAAGGATTCGATGGTTTCTATCATCTGATGGATATTACAGCTGATATTTCAGAGGCTAAGCTTCAGTACATCATCCGTGACCATGATGAAGAAAAATTTGAAGCACGAAAAAAATTCATGGAAGAAAAAGTTGCCGAATTTAATCAAAAGCATGGTGAAGGAACTGCCGAGGTAGAAATTAAAGAGCAATACCGAAACATGAAACAGCAGTTTGAGGGTAAAATACACATTATCGACCTCGCCGCTAAAGCAATGAAAGAAGCCAATATTGAACCTAAGATCAAAGCGATCAGAGGAGGAACTGATGGGGCTCAATTGTCATATATGGGACTTCCTTGTCCAAATATTTTCGCTGGTGGAATCAATTTCCATGGCCCATATGAGTATGTGGCATTGGAAAGTATGGAGAAAGCTACCGAAGTTATTATTAATATTGTAAAAAAATAA
- a CDS encoding hydroxymethylglutaryl-CoA lyase produces the protein MFLTECPRDAMQGWGEFIPTNKKIDYINSLMEVGFDVLDSLSFVSPKAIPQMADSDEVAENIDKSLSNTKISAIIGNYRGAEKALKHQSVDILGFPFSISETFQHRNTNKNQEEAFNEVIKMQELVKAENKELNIYFSMAFGNPYGEMWKLEDVEFWAQRFSDIGIENILLSDTTGVATPETIALLFEKIPVKHPEINFGGHFHNRYEDSYSKLKAAYDKGCRRFDSAIKGIGGCPMAEDDLVGNMPTEQVINFMSVEKIDHNLNLLNFESSYNKAKDIFHF, from the coding sequence ATGTTTCTTACTGAATGTCCTAGAGATGCCATGCAAGGCTGGGGAGAATTTATTCCCACAAATAAAAAAATAGATTACATCAACTCCCTGATGGAAGTAGGTTTCGATGTATTGGATAGTCTGAGTTTTGTGTCTCCAAAAGCCATTCCACAGATGGCTGACTCTGATGAGGTTGCTGAAAATATTGACAAATCCCTCTCAAACACAAAAATTTCTGCCATTATCGGAAACTATAGAGGAGCTGAGAAAGCGTTGAAGCATCAATCAGTAGATATTTTGGGGTTTCCGTTTTCTATTTCTGAAACTTTTCAACATAGAAATACCAATAAAAATCAGGAGGAAGCTTTTAATGAGGTTATTAAAATGCAGGAATTGGTAAAAGCTGAAAATAAAGAGCTGAACATTTACTTTTCAATGGCATTTGGAAATCCATACGGAGAAATGTGGAAACTGGAAGATGTAGAGTTTTGGGCTCAGAGGTTTTCGGATATTGGAATTGAAAATATTTTATTATCTGATACCACAGGAGTTGCAACTCCGGAAACAATTGCTCTTTTATTCGAAAAAATACCGGTAAAACATCCTGAAATCAATTTTGGAGGTCATTTCCATAATCGGTATGAAGATTCTTATTCCAAATTGAAAGCAGCTTATGATAAAGGATGCAGAAGATTCGATAGTGCTATAAAAGGCATTGGGGGATGTCCGATGGCGGAAGATGACTTGGTGGGGAATATGCCAACGGAACAGGTGATCAATTTTATGAGCGTTGAGAAAATAGATCACAATCTGAATCTCTTGAATTTTGAAAGCTCATACAATAAAGCAAAAGACATTTTTCATTTTTAA
- a CDS encoding sulfurtransferase produces the protein MSPIISASELKNLQNKNLIILDARVGKDVYATYLEKHIKGARFINLDKDLAEIGEDAAFGGRHPLPNVEKFAQTLSELGISEDAHIIVYDDKSGSNAAARAWWMLRSFGFENVQVLDGGFQAAEKEGLEFTSGAETFERAVSIKKDGWLLPVVRLEDVENELENNFSTVIDVRDAYRYKGESEPIDLVAGHIPGAINIPFSENLDENGTFLQPDILKAKYAVLLRDKPEDLIIHCGSGVTACHTILALDYAGLPIPKLYVGSWSEWSRREGKEIAKDI, from the coding sequence ATGTCTCCAATAATTTCAGCTTCAGAATTAAAGAATTTACAAAACAAAAATCTCATCATCCTTGATGCCAGAGTGGGTAAAGATGTGTATGCTACCTATCTGGAAAAACACATCAAAGGAGCAAGATTTATCAATTTAGATAAAGATCTTGCTGAAATTGGTGAAGATGCTGCATTTGGTGGAAGACATCCTCTTCCTAATGTTGAAAAATTTGCCCAGACACTATCTGAATTAGGGATTTCTGAAGATGCTCACATTATTGTTTATGATGATAAAAGTGGATCTAATGCTGCTGCAAGAGCGTGGTGGATGTTGCGTTCTTTTGGATTTGAAAATGTTCAGGTTTTGGATGGTGGGTTTCAGGCTGCAGAAAAAGAAGGACTTGAATTTACATCAGGAGCAGAAACTTTTGAGCGAGCTGTTTCAATTAAAAAAGACGGTTGGCTTCTTCCTGTTGTAAGGCTGGAAGATGTTGAAAATGAATTAGAAAACAATTTTTCTACCGTAATTGATGTAAGAGATGCTTACCGCTATAAAGGGGAATCAGAGCCTATCGATTTAGTTGCAGGACATATTCCGGGAGCAATCAATATTCCTTTTTCAGAAAACCTTGATGAAAATGGAACGTTTTTGCAACCAGATATTTTAAAAGCAAAATATGCTGTATTGTTGCGTGATAAACCTGAGGATTTAATCATTCATTGTGGTTCTGGAGTAACGGCATGCCATACGATTTTGGCTTTGGATTATGCCGGACTGCCAATTCCAAAATTATATGTAGGCTCCTGGAGCGAATGGAGCAGAAGAGAAGGAAAAGAAATTGCAAAAGATATATAA
- a CDS encoding SUF system Fe-S cluster assembly protein, with protein MKFTDDQIADIGEEIIRVLKSVYDPEIPVDIYELGLVYDVQISEDGDVKIIMTLTTPNCPVAETLPQEVKDKVQSVEGVNSVDLELTFEPSWNKDMMSEEAKFELGML; from the coding sequence ATGAAATTTACAGACGATCAAATTGCTGATATAGGAGAAGAAATTATAAGAGTACTAAAGTCCGTTTATGATCCTGAAATTCCTGTAGACATTTATGAGCTGGGACTTGTATATGATGTACAGATTTCCGAAGATGGAGATGTAAAGATTATTATGACCCTTACTACTCCAAACTGCCCTGTTGCAGAAACACTCCCTCAGGAGGTAAAAGATAAGGTCCAAAGTGTAGAAGGAGTAAATAGTGTAGATTTAGAACTTACTTTTGAACCTAGTTGGAATAAAGATATGATGAGCGAAGAAGCCAAATTCGAATTAGGAATGCTTTAA
- a CDS encoding 3'-5' exonuclease, translating into MIQHIPLEKILFLDIETVPNAGTWDDLSETDQKLWDKKTRFQRKDEVSAEEFYPERAGIMAEFGKIICITIGMVEKNDTLKIKSFAHHDEKKLLVEFGEIFNSPRLRDVILCAHNGKEFDFPWIARRFLINGMQPPSPFQMFGKKPWEIPHIDTMELWKFGDYKSFISLELLAHVFGIPTPKDDIDGSMVSSIYYIEKDLQRIVDYCEKDVLTLANIFRRMRQEDLLKRNINLD; encoded by the coding sequence ATGATACAACACATTCCTTTAGAAAAGATTTTATTCCTTGATATAGAAACAGTTCCAAATGCTGGGACATGGGATGATTTATCTGAAACAGATCAGAAGCTCTGGGATAAAAAAACAAGATTTCAACGAAAAGACGAAGTATCTGCTGAAGAATTCTACCCGGAAAGGGCTGGCATCATGGCAGAATTTGGTAAGATCATTTGTATAACGATCGGAATGGTCGAGAAGAATGACACATTAAAAATTAAAAGTTTCGCCCATCACGATGAAAAAAAACTTTTGGTAGAGTTTGGAGAAATATTTAACAGCCCAAGACTCCGGGATGTTATTCTTTGTGCCCACAATGGTAAAGAGTTTGATTTTCCCTGGATTGCCCGCCGTTTTTTAATTAATGGAATGCAACCTCCTTCACCATTTCAGATGTTTGGAAAAAAACCATGGGAAATCCCTCATATCGACACCATGGAACTCTGGAAGTTCGGGGACTATAAAAGCTTTATTTCCCTGGAGTTGCTGGCTCATGTTTTTGGTATTCCGACCCCAAAAGATGATATAGATGGCTCAATGGTTTCATCAATCTACTACATAGAAAAAGACTTGCAAAGAATAGTTGACTATTGTGAAAAAGATGTCTTAACTTTGGCAAATATTTTCCGCCGCATGCGGCAGGAAGATTTATTGAAAAGAAATATCAATCTAGATTAA
- a CDS encoding tRNA-binding protein, translating into MIIKPEISWGDFEKIDIRCGTIISVNDFEKARNPSYQIEIDFGSLGIKKSSAQITTLYQKEDLIGKQILAVVNFPKKQIANFFSECLVLGVYGEDKSDVTLLAPSLPVKNGMQVG; encoded by the coding sequence ATGATTATAAAACCAGAAATATCCTGGGGAGATTTTGAAAAAATAGACATCCGATGCGGAACCATTATTTCCGTAAATGACTTTGAAAAAGCCAGAAACCCATCTTATCAGATAGAAATTGATTTTGGAAGCTTAGGCATCAAAAAGTCCTCTGCTCAAATTACAACACTTTACCAAAAAGAAGATTTAATCGGAAAGCAAATTTTGGCAGTTGTCAATTTCCCGAAGAAGCAAATAGCCAATTTCTTCAGCGAGTGTCTGGTATTAGGCGTATATGGCGAGGATAAAAGTGACGTAACTCTTCTGGCTCCATCACTTCCTGTAAAAAATGGGATGCAGGTAGGATAA
- a CDS encoding NADP-dependent oxidoreductase — MKAIVIKEFGEANRLEIITIEKPTISADQVLVKIRAVGINPVETKIRNGSHISSKTLQLPAILGKDFSGVIEEVGQNVQNFHVGDAVFGLAAQTYAEYIAVSPEFIAKKPDNISFEEAAAAPLAGLTAYQAIYDHLKVLPGEHVLIQSAAGGVGHFAVQLAKIADAFVSGTASGKNIQFIKSLGVDQPIDYKNERFEDILSDLDAALDTMGGEVLYGSINCVKRGGRVVCLPSYTKDDPKAIELSENRNINLMWTMLSFKRENLLALAELLEKGLVKVFVEKKFPMEQIAEAHQQIETHGTKGKIVIEIP, encoded by the coding sequence ATGAAAGCAATTGTTATAAAAGAATTTGGAGAAGCCAACCGGCTTGAAATTATCACCATAGAAAAACCGACAATCAGTGCAGATCAGGTTTTAGTAAAAATAAGAGCAGTTGGTATCAACCCCGTTGAGACAAAAATCAGGAACGGATCTCATATTTCGTCTAAAACACTCCAGCTTCCTGCTATTTTGGGGAAGGATTTTAGTGGAGTTATCGAAGAGGTTGGTCAAAATGTTCAAAACTTTCACGTAGGGGATGCTGTTTTCGGTCTTGCTGCACAAACCTATGCCGAATATATAGCTGTTAGTCCTGAATTTATTGCTAAAAAGCCGGACAATATTAGTTTTGAAGAAGCTGCAGCAGCTCCTTTAGCAGGTCTTACAGCCTATCAGGCGATTTATGACCATTTAAAAGTTTTACCCGGCGAGCACGTTTTAATTCAGTCTGCAGCCGGAGGTGTGGGACATTTCGCCGTACAGTTGGCAAAGATAGCGGATGCATTTGTTAGTGGCACAGCTTCGGGTAAAAATATTCAATTTATAAAAAGTCTGGGAGTAGATCAACCTATCGATTATAAAAACGAGAGATTCGAAGACATCTTATCAGACCTTGACGCTGCTCTCGATACCATGGGGGGAGAAGTATTATATGGATCTATCAATTGTGTGAAACGCGGGGGAAGAGTTGTTTGTTTACCTTCTTATACTAAAGATGACCCAAAAGCAATTGAATTGTCAGAAAATAGAAATATCAATCTAATGTGGACGATGCTCTCTTTTAAAAGAGAAAATTTATTAGCTCTTGCCGAATTGCTTGAGAAGGGGCTTGTAAAAGTTTTCGTCGAAAAAAAATTTCCTATGGAACAAATAGCAGAAGCGCATCAACAAATCGAAACCCATGGAACCAAAGGAAAAATTGTTATTGAAATTCCTTAA
- a CDS encoding DUF4840 domain-containing protein — MKKFIVLKAFVAVLICFVSLSLLSCNDDGPDIPPVKIQDVIGNYKGKLITTQGTNKAEATIGFTVKKDTLKFTDLPVKEIVKSVVKDPVKTEAALTAIGKVKYNINYTAVVNANYNAVEFTFTPKVLEINIPMDGAIKKTVVTFAAKEKGFYVGQNYAMKFGLVGEKITVDGVVLTPYEVIKYDFPYCIKN, encoded by the coding sequence ATGAAAAAATTTATAGTACTTAAAGCTTTTGTGGCTGTATTAATCTGTTTTGTAAGTCTTAGCTTACTTTCATGTAATGATGATGGTCCAGATATTCCGCCTGTAAAAATACAGGATGTCATAGGAAATTATAAAGGAAAATTAATAACAACCCAGGGAACGAATAAGGCTGAAGCAACAATTGGTTTTACAGTAAAAAAGGATACCCTGAAATTTACAGATCTGCCGGTAAAAGAAATTGTAAAATCTGTAGTAAAAGACCCTGTAAAAACAGAAGCTGCACTTACGGCAATTGGGAAAGTAAAGTATAATATAAATTATACAGCTGTAGTGAATGCTAATTATAATGCTGTAGAATTTACGTTTACTCCAAAAGTATTGGAAATTAATATTCCTATGGATGGAGCAATTAAAAAAACGGTCGTGACTTTTGCGGCAAAAGAAAAAGGATTTTATGTTGGACAGAATTATGCAATGAAATTTGGATTGGTTGGAGAAAAAATAACAGTTGATGGAGTAGTATTAACCCCCTACGAAGTCATTAAATATGATTTCCCATATTGTATAAAAAATTAA
- a CDS encoding RNA polymerase sigma factor produces MEASKEQILVNRLLLKEEAAWKELFGVYSGNLSYVCSRYIIGKDDVHDVLQNSFIKMFRSIDSFEYRGKGSLKAWITRIVVNESLKHIRQYSDFKVVTSDFEIPDMTDEEEPDLEEIPQEVIMEMIRSLPDGYRTVFNLYVFESKSHKQIAELLGIAENSSASQFHRAKGLLVQKIKEYKMLIKAQYE; encoded by the coding sequence ATGGAGGCAAGTAAGGAGCAGATTTTAGTGAATCGTCTTCTGTTAAAAGAAGAAGCTGCATGGAAGGAGCTTTTCGGAGTATACTCCGGAAATCTTTCTTATGTGTGCTCTCGCTATATCATTGGTAAAGATGATGTTCATGATGTGTTACAAAATAGTTTTATCAAAATGTTTCGCTCCATAGATTCATTTGAATATAGAGGAAAGGGTTCTCTAAAAGCGTGGATCACCCGGATTGTCGTGAATGAATCATTAAAGCATATCAGGCAATATTCAGATTTTAAAGTAGTGACGAGTGATTTTGAGATTCCTGATATGACAGATGAAGAAGAGCCTGATCTTGAAGAAATACCTCAGGAAGTTATTATGGAAATGATTCGATCGCTGCCTGATGGGTACAGAACAGTATTCAATCTTTATGTGTTTGAGAGCAAAAGCCATAAACAGATTGCAGAACTGCTGGGAATAGCTGAGAATTCATCAGCTTCACAATTCCATAGAGCCAAAGGGTTGCTTGTTCAGAAAATTAAAGAATATAAAATGTTAATAAAAGCGCAATATGAATAA
- a CDS encoding outer membrane beta-barrel protein: protein MEDHTNDVPDGVWDDIKDELFNNEDENYIVGIPAEEHDIKGEEERVSGRKNRALVYRIAGIAAAIVLFIVVGKQLFKINDKIEPDPKVALLKNDKTLNKQDNVGDKEKSSTDKKADYNDQILSANAASGESAILSKNILNNSLARQTGKYVNAEKSLLSGVRDLEPLQGLFTQNKGFIQKPNAPIESGNKIIDRATEVDRLISESEIGQQNKSIASATKEKKQKAKKSWMLSLLTGKASSNSQQFPGYATINGESLTFDQVWSASSYSEDPFVRILVANQSQNVEATVRHKVPLNLGVSLYYNLGKKWGIGTGLNYTKLSSELHSGSQSNFVKSEQTIHYIGIPVQVNYNVIQKGRFTGYVTGGALVEKPVAGRFKTKYVVENVVTDETSERLEKQPVQVSLNTALGVQLKLVDKIGVYAEPGIGYHFKNDGSLNTIYKEKPLNFNIKFGIRVLLD, encoded by the coding sequence ATGGAAGATCATACTAATGATGTTCCGGATGGAGTATGGGATGATATCAAAGACGAATTGTTCAATAATGAAGATGAAAACTATATTGTTGGGATTCCTGCAGAAGAACATGATATAAAGGGAGAGGAAGAGCGAGTTTCAGGTAGGAAAAACAGAGCTTTAGTCTATAGAATTGCTGGTATCGCTGCCGCCATTGTTTTATTTATTGTCGTTGGAAAACAGCTCTTTAAAATAAACGATAAGATAGAGCCCGATCCAAAAGTTGCTCTTTTAAAAAACGATAAAACATTAAATAAGCAGGATAATGTAGGAGATAAGGAAAAGTCTTCTACTGATAAAAAGGCTGATTATAATGATCAAATTTTATCAGCTAATGCAGCAAGTGGGGAGTCTGCTATTTTAAGCAAAAATATTTTAAACAATAGTTTGGCTCGGCAAACGGGAAAATATGTGAATGCGGAAAAGAGTTTGCTTTCAGGTGTCAGAGATTTAGAACCCTTACAGGGATTATTCACGCAAAATAAAGGTTTCATACAAAAACCAAATGCCCCTATTGAAAGTGGAAACAAAATTATTGACCGCGCTACGGAAGTGGACCGACTTATTTCTGAATCTGAAATAGGCCAGCAAAATAAGTCTATTGCAAGTGCTACAAAAGAAAAGAAACAAAAGGCTAAAAAGTCATGGATGCTAAGTTTATTGACTGGAAAGGCTTCATCCAATTCTCAGCAGTTCCCAGGTTATGCAACAATAAATGGTGAATCACTCACTTTTGACCAGGTATGGAGTGCCTCAAGTTATTCTGAAGACCCGTTTGTGAGAATTCTGGTTGCTAACCAAAGCCAGAATGTAGAGGCCACGGTAAGACATAAAGTCCCTCTTAATTTAGGAGTTTCTTTGTATTATAATTTAGGAAAAAAATGGGGGATCGGAACAGGGTTGAATTATACCAAATTATCCTCTGAACTTCACTCGGGAAGTCAGTCCAATTTTGTGAAAAGTGAACAGACGATCCATTATATAGGAATTCCTGTGCAGGTTAATTACAATGTGATTCAGAAGGGAAGGTTTACTGGATATGTTACTGGGGGAGCCCTTGTTGAGAAGCCTGTAGCTGGACGTTTTAAGACGAAATATGTAGTTGAAAATGTAGTGACGGATGAGACAAGTGAGCGATTAGAAAAGCAGCCGGTACAGGTTTCATTAAATACGGCATTAGGAGTACAGTTAAAACTTGTGGATAAAATAGGGGTCTATGCGGAGCCGGGCATTGGCTATCATTTCAAAAATGATGGTTCATTAAATACAATATACAAAGAGAAACCATTAAACTTTAATATCAAATTCGGGATCAGGGTATTGCTTGACTAG
- a CDS encoding T9SS type A sorting domain-containing protein: MKTKLIFLSLFLFLSILKISAQCTFTPTITSPRLGTQFPNKIVFCNTESEVLSTQTYDSYQWYKQEWTWQSPNTNPWVPISGATSQTLTINGGSDMLYYFKVEVTLNGCTAQSAEIMADGFAYGLPSMMTTFTPGTYENIGPGEYNICEGASVQFDDTFPDLYGVHTWYKCAPTNVPPTPDACIVQGATGDTYIATQSGEYGFYACTAYCPDQCEFLGLGSFVKLNFGNWNFCNLGTGEVDPKKGNNLSVYPNPAAQFIFIGKDSDKVYKEVTIIDASGRLVLQKKNHTYNQPIDISELAVGTYIIVSKDSKDKVYKNKFIKK, from the coding sequence ATGAAAACAAAACTAATTTTTTTATCACTGTTCTTATTTTTGAGTATTTTAAAGATAAGCGCGCAGTGTACATTTACACCAACTATTACCAGTCCTAGATTAGGAACTCAATTCCCCAATAAAATCGTGTTCTGTAACACAGAATCTGAAGTCCTTTCAACACAAACTTACGACAGTTACCAATGGTACAAACAGGAGTGGACATGGCAGTCCCCCAATACTAATCCTTGGGTTCCTATTTCTGGGGCAACTTCTCAAACCCTTACTATTAATGGAGGCAGTGATATGCTCTATTACTTCAAAGTAGAGGTTACCCTTAATGGATGTACTGCACAAAGTGCTGAAATTATGGCAGATGGGTTTGCCTATGGACTCCCATCAATGATGACGACATTCACCCCGGGAACATATGAAAATATAGGACCTGGTGAGTATAATATTTGTGAAGGAGCATCAGTGCAATTTGACGATACATTCCCTGACTTATATGGCGTTCATACATGGTACAAATGTGCCCCAACTAATGTGCCTCCAACTCCTGATGCTTGCATCGTGCAGGGAGCAACAGGTGATACCTATATTGCAACCCAGTCTGGAGAATATGGTTTCTATGCCTGTACTGCCTATTGTCCTGATCAATGCGAATTCCTGGGGCTTGGCTCATTTGTAAAACTAAATTTTGGGAACTGGAATTTCTGTAATCTCGGAACAGGGGAAGTTGATCCTAAAAAAGGAAATAACTTAAGTGTATACCCTAATCCCGCGGCACAGTTTATATTTATTGGGAAGGATTCTGATAAAGTATATAAAGAGGTTACTATTATTGATGCTTCCGGACGACTTGTTTTGCAAAAGAAGAATCATACGTATAATCAACCGATAGATATCAGTGAGCTGGCTGTCGGAACTTACATTATAGTTTCTAAGGATTCTAAAGATAAAGTTTATAAAAATAAATTCATCAAAAAGTAA